The DNA region CTAAGACACGGCCATACCATGTGCGGTCAAAAATCGTCATCCTTCCCAAACTTGGGAAGTCTCGGTAAAATCGCCATAGGTAATGGTGATTCAACTCTTCATCATTTGGGGCAGCGACGGTAGCCACGTCATACCCACGAGGGTCCATCAACCGGGTTAAGCGTTGGTAATTCCCACCTTTACCGGCAGCATCTGACCCCTCGTAGGCTACAATAACCCCTTTGTTTTCTTGGTAAGCCCTAAACAATAAGTTGGCAGCCTGTTCTTGCAAGTCTTCCTTGATGTCATCATAATCTTTTTTTGAAATTATTGGTGAATGATCAACTTGCCCCACGATATCTGGACTATTACCAATAAAGTCTAAGTCTAATTGCGGACGTGTCAAATCTCTAGACAGCCAATCTTCTAAGCAATCGATACAAGTTTTGAGGGCCAAACGGGATTGATCCTTTTGGTCATCCACATGTAGGATATGCCATGGCGTTTCCTCAAAGTTTGTTTTCTCCAAAATCTCCGTAAAGTGTTTACGGTAAGCCTTGTAGTTTTTCAACTGGTCCTTATCTTGCTTGGTGACTAAGACTTTTCGGTAATGATCTTCTTTCAAAGCCTCAATCCGGTCCGCCATTTCGTCCTTACTATGGTGGATAAAGAACTTAACCACTATGGTATCATCGTGGGCGAGGGCTTTTTCAACAAAGGAGATATCGTCTAAAACATGATTAAGTGTTTTCTCCTTCATATCCAGTTGGTGGAAGAGGTCATAGTAGAACGACCGGTCGAAGAAGACGATTTGACCGCGCTTAGGCGACCGCATGAAGAATCGGCGCAAATACGGGCGCTGTTCATCTTCCAAAGTACTTTCATCAAATACGGCCACCTCATAATGTTTAGGGTCCAGTTCACGCGTCAAATCCTTGAGCAAGAATCCTTTACCAGAAGCCTCCCAACCATCCACAATCACCAGCATACTTTTCTTGGTTTCTTGTAGTTGGCGGTGCAATTCAGCAAATTTATCACCTAATTCTGACCGTTTCATATCCTGTAATTCGACTGGAATACTTGTTCTATGAGTATTTTTGTTGGGTAACATCCGCGACACTTCTTTCTTTTTGGCAAAATGGCAATTAATATTTAAGGTCATTTTCTTGTACATATATTATAAAGCATAAATGCAATAATGCATAAGGATTGTGCTATTTTCGGTAAAACAGTAGGTATTTTTAAAGGAATCCAAGAGTTTTATGATAAAATAATTAGGAAGTTCTATATGAAAGAAGGAAAACTGAATGAGAGATTTTAAACCAGCGGTCGATCACTTCCATGAAACGGCCTATAAAGACAAACAAGACATCTACGAAGCATTAGCGCGCACCCATTCGCCACACACCTTAGTGATTACCTGTGGTGATTCACGTATTAATGTTGAGAGCTTGTTACAAGCCGGCCCCGGCGAAGTTTTCCAAATCCGAAATATCGCAAATATCGTACCAGAATACAACGACCCAGACCCAGTATTATCCTTACAAGCAGGTTTAGACTTCACTGTAACCTCATTAAAAGTCAATAATATTATCTTACTTGGCCATATTAACTGCGGGGGGTGTAACACTTGCCTAAACCCACCAGAAAATTTTGACGAAATGCCTTACTTAAAAGAATGGATTGGCAAGTTAAATCCAGTCAAGGAATCTATCGAAGACCAATTAGCTGAGTTAGACGATCCAGTTGCTAAGAGTGACTTGATGGAAAAAACGAATATCATTACCCAATACAACCACTTAATGGAATACCCAATCATCGCTGACCGTGTTGCAGCCGGAAACCTAAAAGTAGAAGGTTGGCATTTCCATACGGATGAAGGTTTTGTTGAAGTTTATCAGCCAGAAACAAAGACATTCAAGCGACTTTAAGTTAAAATAGATATAATTGAAGCGTCCTTAAATCAAAAGGACGTTTTTCTTTTCGATTTGAAGGAGGGACGAGAGATGAGGAATCCACAGAAAAATCAGTTAGAAGCGATCCAGCAGCTAATCAAAAATCCGAAGTCGGTTATAGGGATAATCTTAGCGGCGTTAGCAGTCTATGCCTCGCAAGAACCGTGGAATACGGACGACCAGAACAACAATCAAAGTGACCAAGCACAAGTAGCTGACAACGAATCAGATTCTTCAACGACTAGCGAATCTGCAACAGAATCCGCTCAAGCAACAGACGGGGACACAGTCCAAGTGGCTGAAGAAGGAACTTACACAAGTCCTGAAGAAGTAGCTGCCTACATCGATCAATATGACACACTGCCAGAAAACTACATCACCAAATCCGAAGCCGAAGATTTAGGTTGGGAATCTAGCGACGGCAACTTGTGGGAAGTAGCAGAAGGCATGTCAATTGGTGGCGATTATTTTGGAAACTACGAAGGCCTACTGCCAGAAGAAGACGACCACCGAGAAGCAGACGTTAATTATGATGGCGGTTTCCGCGGCGCTGAACGCATTATCTATTCAGACGACGGCGATATTTACTACACGGACGACCACTACGAATCCTTCCAACAACTCTATTAATCTTAAGGAGTGACAGGCATGCAAACACTTATCATTGATGGACAAGACCTTTATGGGCAAAAGGACTTGCACGATTACCTAGCAAAAGCCCTAGATTTCCCTAGCTATTACGGTGCCAATCTAGATGCCCTTCACGACATGCTAACTTCATGGCAAACACCCATCATCATTTACTTAGTCAACCTAGATGCCTTGTCAGACCACCTAGGCGCGACTTACAGCAAAAAGTTCCTCAAATTATTGTTGGATGTTGAAGAAAAGAATGCATTCTTGACGATTCTTAGGTAAGATGAAGACAAAGCATTTCTAGACGAAGCAATAAAACGAGCGAAGGAGGGAAGAAATGGGCGTAATGTTAACGTTAGCCTACGAGGTTGCGATTAAAGACCAACAAGTGGCCCTTGAAATTATCAATCAGGCCCACACCATGATTCAAAGCAAATTCCAACCAGCCTTAATGTCTGACAATATCCAATTAGACCATGCCATTCATAAGCAATCTATCCTATTTGTCGATGGTATGTCAGCATTCTTATACTACCGCCTTTTACAACAGGCCATTTACCCCATTCAAATCAATGGGGGGCTAGGTTTATCTGAGGATATTGCCCAGTCATT from Aerococcus urinaeequi includes:
- a CDS encoding phosphate--AMP phosphotransferase encodes the protein MLPNKNTHRTSIPVELQDMKRSELGDKFAELHRQLQETKKSMLVIVDGWEASGKGFLLKDLTRELDPKHYEVAVFDESTLEDEQRPYLRRFFMRSPKRGQIVFFDRSFYYDLFHQLDMKEKTLNHVLDDISFVEKALAHDDTIVVKFFIHHSKDEMADRIEALKEDHYRKVLVTKQDKDQLKNYKAYRKHFTEILEKTNFEETPWHILHVDDQKDQSRLALKTCIDCLEDWLSRDLTRPQLDLDFIGNSPDIVGQVDHSPIISKKDYDDIKEDLQEQAANLLFRAYQENKGVIVAYEGSDAAGKGGNYQRLTRLMDPRGYDVATVAAPNDEELNHHYLWRFYRDFPSLGRMTIFDRTWYGRVLVERIENLTPVYRWQEAYEEINQMEHNITDQDYLLLKYLIIIDKDTQYNRFMGREKDPDKQYKITDEDWRNRDKFDIYNTAMNEMVAATSTKEAPWKVISGVDKRHARITVLKDFIKRMEAFLDD
- a CDS encoding carbonic anhydrase, giving the protein MRDFKPAVDHFHETAYKDKQDIYEALARTHSPHTLVITCGDSRINVESLLQAGPGEVFQIRNIANIVPEYNDPDPVLSLQAGLDFTVTSLKVNNIILLGHINCGGCNTCLNPPENFDEMPYLKEWIGKLNPVKESIEDQLAELDDPVAKSDLMEKTNIITQYNHLMEYPIIADRVAAGNLKVEGWHFHTDEGFVEVYQPETKTFKRL
- a CDS encoding ribonuclease domain-containing protein, yielding MRNPQKNQLEAIQQLIKNPKSVIGIILAALAVYASQEPWNTDDQNNNQSDQAQVADNESDSSTTSESATESAQATDGDTVQVAEEGTYTSPEEVAAYIDQYDTLPENYITKSEAEDLGWESSDGNLWEVAEGMSIGGDYFGNYEGLLPEEDDHREADVNYDGGFRGAERIIYSDDGDIYYTDDHYESFQQLY
- a CDS encoding barstar family protein, encoding MQTLIIDGQDLYGQKDLHDYLAKALDFPSYYGANLDALHDMLTSWQTPIIIYLVNLDALSDHLGATYSKKFLKLLLDVEEKNAFLTILR